Proteins encoded in a region of the Elaeis guineensis isolate ETL-2024a chromosome 7, EG11, whole genome shotgun sequence genome:
- the LOC105048320 gene encoding casein kinase 1-like protein 3 isoform X2 encodes MERIVGGKYKLGRKIGSGSFGEIYLATHVDTFEIVAVKIENSKTKHPQLLYEAKLYNILQGGSGIANIKWCGIDGDDNILVLDLLGPSLEDLFVYCGRKFSLKTVLMLADQMITRIEYVHSKGFLHRDIKPDNFLMGLGRKANQVYIIDFGLAKRYRDSTTNRHIPYRENKNLTGTARYASCNTHLGIEQSRRDDLESLGYVLLYFLRGSLPWQGLKAATKKQKYDKICEKKLSTPIEVLCKSHPVEFASYFHYCHSLTFDQRPDYGFLKRLFRDLFSREGYEFDYIFDWTILKYQQSQRTKAQPRFSPASGGMTSQAIPMNVDKCQEANDVTYPDNSAERIGPSNAARPTVHMQFKSPADKNLISDNQRLEKMRVGTSAEKAQVPSTSFALPGASKRNILSSKQSGPADVSHLGQGLGSNFGSSSSWIPTLQRNASAK; translated from the exons atggagcGAATTGTAGGCGGGAAGTATAAGCTTGGGCGCAAGATCGGGAGCGGATCCTTCGGTGAGATCTATCTCG CGACCCACGTTGACACATTCGAGATCGTCGCAGTCAAGATC GAGAACAGCAAGACCAAACACCCGCAGTTGCTTTATGAGGCCAAGTTGTATAACATTCTTCAGGGTGGAA GTGGCATAGCAAACATAAAATGGTGTGGTATAGATGGAGATGACAATATTCTTGTTCTTGATTTGCTTGGTCCAAGCCTTGAAGATCTGTTTGTCTATTGTGGTCGGAAGTTCTCCCTAAAGACAGTTCTAATGCTGGCAGATCAGATG ATTACAAGAATTGAGTATGTTCATTCAAAAGGGTTTTTACATAGGGATATTAAACCTGATAACTTTCTCATGGGCCTTGGTCGGAAAGCAAACCAG GTATACATCATTGACTTTGGTCTTGCAAAAAGATATCGGGACTCTACCACCAATCGCCATATTCCATACAG AGAAAACAAAAATTTAACTGGTACTGCTCGCTATGCAAGTTGCAACACTCATCTGGGCATAG AACAAAGCCGTCGGGATGATCTGGAATCACTTGGTTATGTTCTTCTGTATTTTCTAAGAGGAAG TCTTCCATGGCAGGGTCTAAAAGCAGCCACGAAAAAGcagaaatatgataaaatatgtgAGAAAAAGCTTTCAACTCCTATAGAG gTTCTATGCAAGTCTCATCCAGTGGAATTTGCCTCCTACTTTCATTACTGTCATTCGTTGACATTTGATCAACGACCTGATTATGGATTTCTGAAGCGCCTATTCCGGGATTTGTTCAGTCGTGAAG GTTATGAGTTTGATTATATCTTTGACTGGACCATTTTGAAATACCAGCAATCACAAAGAACAAAAGCTCAGCCTCGATTTTCG CCAGCCTCTGGTGGAATGACTAGCCAAGCAATCCCGATGAATGTCGACAAATGTCAAG AGGCAAATGATGTCACCTATCCAGATAATAGTGCAGAGCGCATTGGACCAAGTAATGCAGCACGTCCCACAGTTCACATGCAGTTTAAATCTCCAGCTGATAAGAATCTGATTTCTGACAATCAGCGTCTTGAGAAGATG AGAGTGGGAACAAGTGCTGAAAAAGCACAGGTGCCATCTACATCATTTGCTCTTCCTGGTGCTTCAAAAAGAAATATTCTAAGCTCAAAACAATCTGGGCCAGCTGATGTGTCACACCTTGGTCAGGGTTTGGGAAGCAACTTTGGTTCATCCAGTAGTTGGATTCCTACATTGCAGCGAAATGCTTCCGCCAAATGA
- the LOC105048320 gene encoding casein kinase 1-like protein 3 isoform X1, which produces MERIVGGKYKLGRKIGSGSFGEIYLATHVDTFEIVAVKIENSKTKHPQLLYEAKLYNILQGGSGIANIKWCGIDGDDNILVLDLLGPSLEDLFVYCGRKFSLKTVLMLADQMITRIEYVHSKGFLHRDIKPDNFLMGLGRKANQVYIIDFGLAKRYRDSTTNRHIPYRENKNLTGTARYASCNTHLGIEQSRRDDLESLGYVLLYFLRGSLPWQGLKAATKKQKYDKICEKKLSTPIEVLCKSHPVEFASYFHYCHSLTFDQRPDYGFLKRLFRDLFSREGYEFDYIFDWTILKYQQSQRTKAQPRFSPASGGMTSQAIPMNVDKCQDNSAERIGPSNAARPTVHMQFKSPADKNLISDNQRLEKMRVGTSAEKAQVPSTSFALPGASKRNILSSKQSGPADVSHLGQGLGSNFGSSSSWIPTLQRNASAK; this is translated from the exons atggagcGAATTGTAGGCGGGAAGTATAAGCTTGGGCGCAAGATCGGGAGCGGATCCTTCGGTGAGATCTATCTCG CGACCCACGTTGACACATTCGAGATCGTCGCAGTCAAGATC GAGAACAGCAAGACCAAACACCCGCAGTTGCTTTATGAGGCCAAGTTGTATAACATTCTTCAGGGTGGAA GTGGCATAGCAAACATAAAATGGTGTGGTATAGATGGAGATGACAATATTCTTGTTCTTGATTTGCTTGGTCCAAGCCTTGAAGATCTGTTTGTCTATTGTGGTCGGAAGTTCTCCCTAAAGACAGTTCTAATGCTGGCAGATCAGATG ATTACAAGAATTGAGTATGTTCATTCAAAAGGGTTTTTACATAGGGATATTAAACCTGATAACTTTCTCATGGGCCTTGGTCGGAAAGCAAACCAG GTATACATCATTGACTTTGGTCTTGCAAAAAGATATCGGGACTCTACCACCAATCGCCATATTCCATACAG AGAAAACAAAAATTTAACTGGTACTGCTCGCTATGCAAGTTGCAACACTCATCTGGGCATAG AACAAAGCCGTCGGGATGATCTGGAATCACTTGGTTATGTTCTTCTGTATTTTCTAAGAGGAAG TCTTCCATGGCAGGGTCTAAAAGCAGCCACGAAAAAGcagaaatatgataaaatatgtgAGAAAAAGCTTTCAACTCCTATAGAG gTTCTATGCAAGTCTCATCCAGTGGAATTTGCCTCCTACTTTCATTACTGTCATTCGTTGACATTTGATCAACGACCTGATTATGGATTTCTGAAGCGCCTATTCCGGGATTTGTTCAGTCGTGAAG GTTATGAGTTTGATTATATCTTTGACTGGACCATTTTGAAATACCAGCAATCACAAAGAACAAAAGCTCAGCCTCGATTTTCG CCAGCCTCTGGTGGAATGACTAGCCAAGCAATCCCGATGAATGTCGACAAATGTCAAG ATAATAGTGCAGAGCGCATTGGACCAAGTAATGCAGCACGTCCCACAGTTCACATGCAGTTTAAATCTCCAGCTGATAAGAATCTGATTTCTGACAATCAGCGTCTTGAGAAGATG AGAGTGGGAACAAGTGCTGAAAAAGCACAGGTGCCATCTACATCATTTGCTCTTCCTGGTGCTTCAAAAAGAAATATTCTAAGCTCAAAACAATCTGGGCCAGCTGATGTGTCACACCTTGGTCAGGGTTTGGGAAGCAACTTTGGTTCATCCAGTAGTTGGATTCCTACATTGCAGCGAAATGCTTCCGCCAAATGA